The Candidatus Rokuibacteriota bacterium genome has a segment encoding these proteins:
- a CDS encoding M81 family metallopeptidase, translating to MRFFLAMASHETNTFSNLPTDRAQFEARDLHYGGEILEVFRVTGTCLGGMIEVAEKHGVALVPSVAAAASPAGRVTREIYTHLKERLVADLRAAGPLDGILLDLHGAMVPEGLDDGEGDLLKAVRGVVGTRVPIAAPLDLHGNLSSDIVAHADFLVGYKTYPHVDMRERGAEAAERLIQIVQKKIRPVRALRKPPLLPPLGNMGTTKGPMRRLYDLADALEQDAKILSVSIFGGFPHADIPDAGLGIVVITDGDPALAEARADELQQVAWEHRHEFVHHGLPVREAVATALATEGKPVILADMADNTGGGAAGDGTEILRELLRIGARSAVVACLWDPEAVRACVRAGVGNTLTLKIGGKVDDRHGAPLEVTGRVRTLSDGRFIHKGPMFRGLPGKLGPTAVLDVNDVKVILISHRWQTLDPEMLRFVGIDPRDEKIVVVKSTIHYRAAFEPIAKAIIEVDAPGLSSSNLARFNFTRVRRPIFPLDPL from the coding sequence GTGCGCTTCTTCCTCGCCATGGCGTCCCACGAGACCAATACCTTCTCGAACCTCCCGACCGACCGGGCGCAGTTCGAGGCCCGCGACCTGCACTACGGTGGCGAGATCCTCGAGGTCTTCCGCGTTACCGGCACGTGTCTGGGCGGCATGATCGAGGTGGCCGAGAAGCACGGCGTCGCGCTGGTGCCCTCGGTGGCGGCGGCCGCGTCGCCGGCGGGACGCGTCACGCGCGAGATCTACACGCACCTGAAGGAGCGGCTCGTGGCCGACCTGAGGGCCGCCGGACCGCTCGACGGGATCCTGCTCGACCTCCACGGGGCCATGGTGCCCGAGGGACTCGACGACGGAGAGGGAGACCTGCTGAAGGCGGTGCGGGGCGTCGTCGGAACCCGCGTGCCGATCGCGGCTCCCCTGGACCTCCACGGCAACCTCTCCAGCGACATCGTGGCTCATGCTGACTTCCTCGTCGGCTACAAGACCTACCCGCACGTGGATATGCGCGAGCGCGGGGCCGAGGCCGCAGAGCGATTGATCCAGATCGTCCAGAAGAAAATTCGCCCCGTGCGGGCACTCAGGAAGCCGCCGCTGCTTCCGCCGCTGGGCAACATGGGGACCACCAAGGGGCCCATGCGCCGGCTCTACGATCTGGCCGACGCGCTGGAACAAGACGCCAAGATACTCTCGGTCTCCATCTTCGGCGGCTTCCCCCACGCGGATATTCCGGACGCCGGCCTCGGCATCGTCGTCATCACCGATGGCGACCCGGCCCTCGCCGAGGCCAGGGCCGACGAGCTCCAACAGGTCGCGTGGGAGCACCGGCACGAGTTCGTCCACCACGGGCTCCCGGTCAGGGAGGCCGTGGCCACGGCGCTCGCCACGGAGGGGAAGCCCGTCATCCTCGCCGACATGGCCGACAACACGGGCGGAGGTGCAGCGGGAGACGGCACCGAGATTCTGCGTGAGCTGCTCCGGATCGGAGCGCGTTCAGCGGTCGTGGCGTGCCTCTGGGACCCCGAGGCGGTTCGGGCGTGCGTCAGGGCCGGCGTCGGCAACACGCTGACGCTCAAGATCGGGGGCAAGGTGGATGACCGCCACGGCGCGCCGCTGGAGGTCACGGGCCGGGTGCGCACCCTCTCGGACGGCCGCTTCATCCACAAGGGGCCCATGTTCCGCGGGCTCCCTGGCAAGCTCGGACCCACCGCGGTCCTCGACGTCAACGACGTGAAGGTGATCCTGATCTCTCACCGCTGGCAGACCCTGGACCCCGAGATGCTCCGCTTCGTCGGGATCGACCCGCGCGATGAGAAGATCGTCGTCGTGAAATCGACGATCCACTACCGGGCCGCCTTCGAGCCCATCGCGAAGGCGATCATCGAGGTGGACGCCCCCGGGCTCTCCTCCTCTAACCTGGCCCGGTTCAACTTCACGCGAGTCCGCCGCCCGATCTTCCCGCTCGACCCTCTCTGA